The following are encoded in a window of Variovorax paradoxus genomic DNA:
- a CDS encoding LysR family transcriptional regulator: MRCIRNTLEKNLNLDQLATFGLVIETGSFSAAADRLGLSQPAVSLQVRQLERRLAVRLIERVGKRARATPAGAELLRHVPQIEAAVENAIDALADHARGVTGRVRLGTGATACLYFLPAVLRQLREAFPALGVVVSTGNTDEYVRKVEDNSLDLALVTLPAAGRSLSVIPVCDDEFVAIGRADLAPLKARVTPADLATLPLVLFEPAANTRKLVDRWFAAEGLQPQPVMELGSVEAMKEMVAAGLGYGLVPGMSMAGRGAHPALKVSRLAPRMHRTLAVVVRRDKPLNKALRTVLEAIVAAGKKPGRR, encoded by the coding sequence ATGCGATGCATAAGGAATACTTTGGAAAAAAACCTCAACCTCGACCAGCTCGCCACCTTCGGCCTGGTGATCGAAACCGGCAGCTTCTCCGCCGCGGCCGACCGGCTCGGCCTGTCGCAGCCGGCCGTGAGCCTGCAGGTGCGCCAGCTCGAACGACGGCTCGCGGTGCGGCTCATCGAGCGCGTCGGCAAGCGTGCGCGGGCCACGCCAGCGGGCGCGGAACTGCTGCGCCATGTGCCGCAGATCGAGGCGGCGGTCGAGAACGCGATCGACGCACTGGCCGACCACGCGCGCGGCGTCACGGGTCGCGTGCGGCTGGGCACGGGCGCCACCGCCTGCCTGTACTTTCTGCCCGCGGTGCTGCGCCAGTTGCGCGAGGCGTTCCCGGCGCTCGGCGTGGTGGTGAGCACCGGCAACACCGACGAGTACGTGCGCAAGGTGGAAGACAACAGCCTCGACCTCGCGCTGGTCACGCTGCCCGCGGCCGGGCGCTCGCTGAGCGTGATCCCGGTGTGCGACGACGAGTTCGTCGCCATCGGCCGCGCCGACCTCGCGCCGCTCAAGGCCCGCGTGACGCCGGCCGACCTCGCGACATTGCCGCTGGTGCTGTTCGAGCCCGCGGCCAACACGCGCAAGCTGGTCGATCGCTGGTTTGCGGCCGAGGGCCTGCAGCCGCAGCCCGTGATGGAGCTGGGCAGCGTCGAGGCGATGAAGGAAATGGTGGCCGCGGGGCTGGGCTACGGCCTGGTGCCCGGCATGTCGATGGCGGGGCGTGGGGCCCACCCGGCGCTGAAGGTCAGCCGCCTCGCCCCGCGCATGCACCGCACGCTGGCGGTGGTGGTGCGCCGCGACAAGCCGCTGAACAAGGCGCTGCGCACGGTGCTCGAGGCGATCGTGGCGGCCGGCAAGAAGCCCGGCCGCCGCTAG
- a CDS encoding MFS transporter, translating into MMNSSGSNPCIDDLAAPARDAAVAPTRSAWLAVGSIAVGTFAMVSTEFMPIGLLTDIARGLNVSDGTAGLMITMPGVLAAFAGPALIVASGRLDRRTVLIALTLLLIASNLLAAFAPNFTTMVVARLMLGLAVGGFWTFAPAAATQLVPDASKPRAMSLVLAGVSAATVLGVPAGSWLGTMFGWRASFAVTGALAAAVLLVQLWLLPAIPPQRAIGARDLLTPLTRRMAQVGLLAVLFFIAGHFAAYTYLKPLLQQVFGLQANEVSTLLLVYGAMGFIGTFLGGSLVARSVRGTTLLAALMLATALLLSTLIGTGMVAGAVVVVIWGVAFGLIPVALTGWMMEAVPDAQEAGQALLVTGFQVAIASGALIGGLMVDSRGISPTMVLSGVLVLIAALIVGTLGRARGGAAPLAAIPE; encoded by the coding sequence ATGATGAATTCTTCCGGCAGCAACCCCTGCATCGACGACCTCGCAGCGCCCGCGCGCGACGCTGCGGTCGCCCCCACCCGCTCCGCGTGGCTCGCGGTCGGCTCCATCGCCGTCGGCACCTTCGCGATGGTGTCGACCGAGTTCATGCCCATCGGCCTGCTCACCGACATCGCGCGCGGCCTGAACGTGTCCGACGGCACGGCCGGCCTGATGATCACGATGCCCGGCGTGCTCGCCGCGTTCGCCGGACCGGCGCTGATCGTCGCCTCGGGCCGGCTCGACCGCCGCACGGTGCTGATCGCGCTCACGCTCTTGCTGATCGCCTCGAACCTGCTGGCCGCGTTCGCGCCCAACTTCACGACGATGGTGGTCGCACGCCTCATGCTCGGCCTGGCCGTCGGCGGCTTCTGGACCTTCGCGCCCGCCGCCGCCACGCAGCTGGTGCCCGACGCCTCGAAGCCGCGCGCCATGTCGCTGGTGCTGGCCGGCGTGTCGGCGGCCACGGTGCTCGGCGTGCCCGCGGGCTCGTGGCTGGGCACGATGTTCGGCTGGCGGGCCTCGTTCGCCGTGACCGGCGCGCTGGCCGCGGCCGTGCTGCTGGTGCAGCTGTGGCTGCTGCCCGCCATTCCGCCGCAACGCGCCATCGGCGCGCGCGACCTGCTCACGCCGCTCACGCGCCGCATGGCGCAGGTCGGCCTGCTCGCGGTGCTGTTCTTCATTGCCGGCCACTTCGCGGCCTACACCTACCTGAAGCCGCTGCTGCAGCAGGTGTTCGGCCTGCAGGCCAACGAGGTCTCGACGCTGCTGCTGGTCTATGGCGCGATGGGCTTCATCGGCACCTTCCTCGGCGGCAGCCTGGTGGCGCGCAGCGTGCGCGGCACCACCTTGCTGGCGGCGCTGATGCTCGCGACGGCGCTGCTGCTGTCGACGCTGATCGGCACCGGCATGGTGGCCGGCGCGGTCGTGGTGGTGATCTGGGGCGTGGCCTTCGGCCTCATTCCGGTGGCGCTCACCGGCTGGATGATGGAAGCCGTGCCCGACGCGCAGGAAGCCGGCCAGGCCCTGCTGGTGACGGGCTTCCAGGTGGCGATCGCCTCGGGTGCGCTGATCGGCGGCCTCATGGTCGACAGCCGCGGCATCTCGCCCACGATGGTGCTCAGCGGTGTGCTGGTGCTGATCGCCGCGCTCATCGTCGGCACGCTGGGCCGCGCACGCGGCGGTGCGGCGCCGCTGGCGGCCATTCCGGAGTAA